TGGACGACAAATTCATAATGCATAAATGAAATTCATACATTATGTTTTCTGTGAATCTCCTCAAGCCATTATCAAATTGGAATAACAAATATTCCTTCTCGGAAAAGCCCATACTTGTGGAGGATGTAAAAACTGATTGACCAAGTGCAGTGATGCCCTCACTGATTGAATTTCTTATAGGGAAGGAAAATAATGAATGTTGTACTTAAAACATTGATGACATTTATTTTATATATAGTACATCATAGTGATCTTTATGGCATAGTTAAACAAATATTTGTAAATATTAACTGTGTGAAGGACCTAAGAACGTAagacataggagctggagtaggccatttggcactttGATCttactgatcttcgacctcaactccaccttcctgcactatccccatatcccttagttcctttagtacccaaaaatctgttgacctctgtcttgaatatgctcaatgactgagcatctacagctctctggggtagagaattccaaagattcacaaccctttgagtgaagaaatttctccacatctcagtcctaaatggctgatccctttattctgagactgcgaccctggttctagattccccagcagaaacagtttctcagcatctacccctgtcaagccccttaagaatgttgtatgtttcaattagatcacctctcattcttctaaccttcaGGGAATGCAGGCCTAATCTGGTCAATCTTTTCTCCTAGAACAATCAATCCCCTTATTCCAGAaacagtttggtgaaccttcatttcaTTCCCACTAGGGaaaatatgtccttccttaggcaagaccaaaactgcacagagtactctagGTGTAgcctcatcaatgccctgtgtaaTTGTAGAATAGGTATAGATTGTGCAGAAAGCATAGAATGTCTTATTGAAGTGTACAGCATATTTGAATAGAATATTCAGCCAGGTTATATTTACCATTGATTGATCTGGAAAGAAGATGCAATCCTTTGTTAATGCACCAACTCTTTCCAATTGAATTCACTAACAAGGATatcattcttttttgtcttttctaGCTTGGAGGTGGTGCTATATTGGGAGTAGGAATCTGGGTTAAAGTGGATGGTGGATCCTTCCTTGATATCCTGGCACAGTTGGCACCACAGCTGAAGCAAATGGTGAATGTGGGGTATCTCTGCATCGCAATAGGGTGCTTCTTAGTACTGATTGGCTTCCTCGGATGCTACGGAGCAGTGAAGGAGAACAAGTGCATGTTGATGATGGTGAGTAAAAACTTCTTGTTTGTTACATCTCTGGGTTCTGCTGTAAGGAAAAAGGCCGTAGGACTGTTTACTGGCTTCGCTGGTTATGACACTGAGTAGCTGAGCTACAGTTGATGTTCTATGGTGAAGCTGGTCTCAGCTGGAACTGGGATAGGGATGTTCCAATTGTTCTCAGGCCTCCCACGTTAACGAGGTGAAAACCATCTAGAATTCCTATATCAAGTGGTCCTTGCACTTATGGATGGCAGGTAAGGAAAGGCTTAGCTGTGATACTTGCTGCAATCAAATAGTATTTTAACCCACACCTTTTAACACAAAAAATGGGAGCTTGGGTAAGGTACTGAAGCTAATTAGCACCTGTGAACTAAGCCTGGCCAAGGAACCAACTCCTTCAGGAGAAGAAGGAGGGAataaatttggaagaaaatgatggGGTAAATGGGAACTTGAAATTAGATTGACTCAAGAATGAGATTCATTTTTGTGTAACATGAGGAAGGAGTGTTAGTTGGATGTTTTACCATCAATCATACAGAATCTTCAAACACAGTATGACTGCAAACATTTCAGAATTACATAAATTATATCAAAATATTGTATTTCTTTCCATTTTCACTATTCAGACCCAACTGAATGATTTAGCACATTGTCCTTTCACCCCTAGTTTCAAATTCAGCCCTATTGGCATGAAAGTCTCCTCTCTGCAGCTGTAAGGACCAAAAAGTGATCTGAAATTATATCAAAAGAAATACACGGCAGAtgatggaaatcagaaataaaatgcTGGAAAGCACGCAGCTGCTCAGGTAGCATTTGTGAAGAGAAtaacagacttaacgtttcaggtcgatcatGTTTTTTCAGAACTGGAGGATGTTAGAGATTTGacagttttaagcaagtacagggcCAGATAAATAGGGAGGGAGAAGAAAGAACAaagggggaaggtctgtgatagggtggagggcaggagtgattaaatgacaaaaaggatggtGGTGCAAGGCGAAAGGGTTGGAAATGGGACAAGTAAATAAAGAAAAGATGTGTTCAGAGGAGGTGAAAATGGTTATGGCAGAAAAACAGAAGAGGAGGGAAGCATGGGAAATTTGGCAAAGAAGAGATATCAATCCAGATCTGAGTGGGCATGGATTCACAGAATGATAACTAATAATCTCTTTTCCTATTCATAATGTGGCAATCTCACTGAGAAACAACACAAGGACAGCTAAGGCACTAAATGGAAACATCACAAGAGCAGAAAGTGTTTTGAGATTTAATTTGTAACTGTTTCTGCCTATAACACCTAAACATTAATTTATGATTAACATTATGGCTAAATAAAAATCAAGAAATTCCACAGGTGTAGAAGCCATACTCCTACATATACGAGATATATACGTTGGTGTGGTAGTAGTAGGAAGGTCACAGGTTTAATTCCTTGTCAGCACTGATCTCAGTGATAACAGCTTGGTAAATGAGCAATGTGGATGTCATATGAAGGAAGAATCAATATCAGCTTTTATGCCTTTATAGTCAGATAACGCACTGGTACTCATTGTCTGCCTCACAATTGAAGATTGCCTTTTAGATGAGGGAATAGAGACTAATATCCACACCATTGCTCCTGTGTGTGGAACTTTTTACTACACAGTGACCACCTAGAACTTAGTCCCATATAAGCAGAAGTTCAAATTCACAATTAACCTTTACTTAATGAACTTGGATGCTGTATCACAAATTCAGCCATAGGAAACTTCTGGCTCCGTCTCTTGGCAAGTTCTCTTAGGTTTTTCTGTGTGCACACTTAGTAGGGTTAATGCATCGTCTACTGGATTGCCTCCAGCTATCATCTGTTGTTATCTTACCAAATATACAAACAAAAATGTTTTTAAAGTACCTTGATTTCCCAAGACACCAGTAAACTAAGAGACAGAAGTGTTTATTTTTGCTATTTCTCCTTCTAGTTTTTCATCATAATACTGCTGATCTTCATAGCGCAAGTTGCAGGTGCTGTGGTTATCCTTGCATTTTCTGGCTTGGTAAGTATGCCTGAAATAAAAGGTTCAATGATATTAGAGCAACTTCAGCAGGAAAGGAAAAACGTGTAGGAGATGTGCTTCTCGATTGCACAATAAGACCACAAGAAAACATCCAATAGCTCAGTAACTGAAGGCAGTATGTAACTGACCATATTGATCAGATCATAAAGTCATAGAAATTtatagcactgaaagaggccattcagcctatcatgtctaaaagagctatccagcctaatcccacttttcagctcttaGCCCATAGCCCTGTAGCTTACAGTACGTCAAGTGCATagccaagtgttttttttaaatgcgatgagggtttctgcctctaccaccctttcaagtagtgagttccagaccgtcaccaccctttgggtgaaaaagatttctcaactcccctctaatccttctaccaattactttaaatctatgcccctggttattggcctctctgctaaggtccttcctatccactcaaggcccttcataattttatacacctcaattaaatctcacctcagcctcctctgttcaaagaaAACCCCAGATTatctagtctttcctcatagctaaaattctccagtcctggcaacatcctcataaatctcctctatgcTAAGTTCACTGATCTTACCCAGGGTAGCAGTTACAATGGCCCTTAGTATCTTGGGTGCGAggtgggaaatcagtcagggtttccTCTTGTGAGTGTATTGCTGCAACACAAGCTGTAAAGTGTACTTTCATGGATGGTGGTTGAGGACAAGATTATCTATAACTGCCTCTGAGATGGACGAACCTGCCAATAATGACCGTCATGGTTTATGTATGAAGAGTGACCATTTGGCCAAGGAATTGGGGATAGCCAGAGACTAGTATCCTGCAGAAATAAATGCCTTTGGAAGAGGATAGGGAAGGAGGAACATTGCCATTTTTTTATTGCCATCACCACATATGATAGAATTCCATTAATTTATACACTCTCGTAGCAGTCTAGAATGTTTAACATTTTCAGGTTATTTCTCAGTTTCAATTTATGTCTTTAGCTAAAACAATTTTCTGGAACAGTAAGCCTTGTCATAATATTTTCAATTATTTAGTTTGAATATTTAGAATTTGGATCCCATTCATGTACTTTTCTAGAACTGGATAAGACCTAGAACACAAAAGGATGCTAGAAACAAGATAGACCAAATGACACGGGAATCGCAGTTGTGTATTTGGGCTACATTTTAATCTCCATCATTATTAAATTGCCTTACAAAATACCAACCTAACAAATCAAACCTTTAGTTTGTAAGAAAATAAATACAATAAGGATCAGTAAATCAGGTGTAAAAACAGATTTTGCTGATTTATCAGTCCATAACCATTAATGAAATATGCTTCAACTTAATGTCTGCCAAGTTGAATGCTGTAGTTAAATCTAGCATTTTTAAAGATAGCCTAGTCTATTTTAATACTTTAGAAGTTATAACATTGTATATGTACGCAGCTGTGACACTTCATTTCAAAATTTTTTTTGAAAAGATCTTTTTGTTTTGTTTCCAGGCTAACATTTTTATGAGTTACATTCAAAACGTGGCACTGATATCAATCAAAGAGGAATATGGCAAACCGTCAGACATAACCGCAATATGGGAAGCAGTAATGAAAGAGGTAATTATGTAAAAGACATAAATGTTTGAAATTGATAATATAGAGTTAAGACTCAGTTATACTGAAATTTGTAGTTAAATGTTTATTTTGTTTAAGATCAATTTTGATAACTGATCTGTTCATTGCCCTATCTACAATAACAGGATAATGTACACGCTGAGTGCACATAATAGTAACATAAAGAGATTCAATTACATTATAAACCACAAGAGTTGGGCCTTGTGAGTCACTGGGTGCAGTACTCAACTAGGGCAAGGTACCTGGTCAACAAAAGGGAAGAGAGAGGTATAAAATCAGTAAGGCATCAGGAACGCATAAAAATACTTTGGACTTGATTTGAACTTTGGGCAGGCAGGAGGCTGCTCAAACCCCTGGTGCCAACAGGTGCAGTGTGTGCAGTGCACACTCCACTCACTGGTAGTTCAAAATTACATCGGGGGTCATACAACTGGCATAGGACCTCAATTTGCATATTGATAATCGGCTGCCACCTCAAACAGGCAAGCGCCTGGGCCATCCTGCTGAAAGACCTTAATAAAATGGCCATGACATGGGAACAGGGCAGCGAGTGGCACACTTCCATTTTTTTCCCCAATACTGCCCTGTTCCCGCAGGTTCAGTCAATGTTAATCAGCCCTTTCTCTCAAATAAGCTTGTTTGCTCACCATTTTTATTTGATGGACAAGCTGTGTAAAATGCTGCCTTTCTTTCAACTTTCCACGATTCTCACCTCACAGTTgttatatgttaatgttttgcctaGTTTATCACAATACAATCTAGGTATCTTTGTTCTACAAAAGTAAGCTGAAAATCGCAACTCACACGAAGGATTCTCTTCACAGAAGTTCTGAACAGGGACTAAAACTTTTTTTTTGACTTGATTGTCACATGGTGCAAGTTATTGTTGAGAAATCCAGTAGGCCAGTGCAGTAACTTTATTAAGTGTGCACTGCAATTCCACATGATCTGTTGTAAACAACAACTCTCACAAAGCATCTCTATCAAACACAGACAGAATTTGTCATTGGCTGCTGGAAATTCCCAGCACTTAGGACAAAGAGAAATTTCCAAATCAAGATCCAGGCTCGAAGAAGAGCAGCAGTTCTAAATCAGCGGAAACAGCATGAAGGCATTATTTCAGGAACTTGGGTCAGTTTTACAGTGACTTGCAGCTTTCAAAAAGCTGATAGATTTGCCTAGCCAGATTTTTGTTGGGTACTTTGCAGTCTGTACATATTTACTCAAATGGATTGATTAgtaatttaaaaaataaatgctTACTTCAGCCAGTCACTATTTTTCTACAGTATGGAAGGGAAACCTTTGAGGTGTTAATGCCCTGAGGTGAAGTACTATAAGGCAACACCTTGAAAGGCATAATATTTTGGCTGCGCAACTGTAGCCAACAACCAGAAAATCCAAACAATAACACAACGGAATCCAGATACGTTATATAATTGTTAAACGCAAACCCATTTAAATCTCTGATCAGCATTCTGATGCTTCTTTAGAAATCTTGGATAAGAGAAGAGAACATTCTGAAACCACAACCAACTTTTAGTAAATCCCTTCTCccttttttatttttccagttCACGTGTTGTGGGTTCAATGGCTACAACGACTTTACATACTCTCCTTTCAATAACAATACATCAAGGTATCCTAAGGCATGCTGCTCCGTTGATGGTCCGTGCCTACTCAGCGATGTTGATAAGTCCGTGCCGGTAACGTATGCATTTATAAGCATTTTTACACTAACATCTTGCTTTTGTGAATACTATGCCCTGTATAAAATCCTGCTACACCTTCCTAAAGACTCAGCTGATTAAAGCAGTGAATATCAGGAAGGTCCCAGGCACAGCAGTATGCAAGTCAATCATGGAAGTTCTACGTTCGGCCCCATTATCTAAATCAGCTGAGTGCAACCATAGTAATGGAAAGACAAGAGAAATAAACTTGGAcctatgtagtgcctttcatgtctatagggtgtcccaaagtgcttcacaaccaatacaTTTCTTATTGAGGTGTCGTTACTAAGTAGGCAAACACAGCAAATTCTCAAAAACTACAATGAAATAAAGACCACTTAATTTAGTTTTGGTGTTGGTGAAGGATAAATGTTAGTCAGGCCACTTTTTCGTGcttaaacagtgccatgggatcatttacatctatCTGGACAGGCAGACAGGGCCTGGATTTAAGGTCTCATCTAAAAGATGTCATCTATGACAATGCAGCAGCCCCTCAGAAATGCACTGAAGTCTCATCTTAGATTATGCATTCAAGCCCTCCAGTGGGGCTAGAACCCCcaatctgactcagaggtgagagtgctaccactaagccaagcTAGCCACAATTGGGTAATATTTAGATTTAGGGAGGGGCCAGCTAGCTAACATTCCCACTGCTGATCACTATCCAATCAGCCTCACTAGAAGACATTGGGAGAAGACAGGATTGAGCTCAACTGTGTTAGTGAGTGTTGATATTGTAGGAACTATCAAGCTttattggcgaccacgcactggaagtggttcaagagttcacctacctaggctcaactatcaccagtaacctgtctctagatgcagaaatcaacaagcgcatgggtaaggcttccactgctatgtccagactggccaagagagtgtgggaaaatggcgcactgacacggaacacaaaagtccgagtgtatcaggcctgtgtcctcagtaccttgctctacggcagcgaggcctggacaacgtatgccagccaagagcgacgtctcaattcattccatcttcgctgccttcggagaatacttggcatcaggtggcaggactatatctccaacacagaagtccttgaagcggccaacatccccagcttatacacactactgagtcagcggcgcttgagatggcttggccatgtgagccgcatggaagatggcaggatccccaaagacacattgtacagtgagctcgccactggtatcagacccaccggccgtccatgtctccgttataaagacgtctgcaaacgcgacatgaaatcgtgtgacattgatcacaagtcgtgggagtcagttgccagcattcgccagagctggcgggcagccataaagacagggctaaattgtggcgagtcgaagagacttagtagttggcaggaaaaaagacagaggcgcaaggggagagccaactgtgcaacagccccaacaaacaaatttctctgcagcacctgtggaagagcctgtcactccagaattggcctttatagccactccaggcgctgcttcacaaaccactgaccacctccaggcgcgtatccattgtctctcgagataaggaggcccaaaagaatcaagCTTTATACATGATAAATAGCTAGTTGAGTGAAGTAAAGAACTGTGACAAACACCCATGGAATCAAACCCCAACAAGAGCCATGTGCCTACAAATTCTCCTCATAAGGGTGCAGAACTGTGGCAAAGCTAAGCTGGTGAGTCACAATTTGGGATAGAACCAATATCTGCCGGGTTTCTGCTCTACTTTAACAACCCAAGAAATCCCAATGGAGGGAGGCTTCTTCTGCCTGTCCTACACACTCCCAAAAAAAGTCTTGTTAACAGTTTGGGGACATACCCGAGGATGTTTAGCTACTCCAGAATCTTGCCAAATGCACACCTGGAAACTGCGGCATAACTTGCTTCTGCCAAGTGCAGAAGTAGGTCCTGTTCTGAGCCTAGTGAAAGTGGCAACTGTGCGAATGCCAACAGTGATCAACCCCAGCTGGTCGACATAGTGGCAGCTCTGAGTTCCTGCTGCCTTGGTGAGTCATGAGCCTCTGATGGGCTTCTACAAGTGCAGCTGCCCAACCTTAATTATTTAAATCATCCTGTTCCTGGGATTTGGAAGGAATTTACCCACACCAGGATAGTGGCGGCAGAAATGTTTTCTTGCCATACTCCCAGCGCTCACTGTCTTTGCAGGATTTCTGTGCTCATATCTTTAAGGGAGGAGAAAGGCAAAAAATTGGTAGGAAAATAAAGATCAAGGATTGAATTATTTTTTTTATTGTTTTCAGGGTTGCTACAGCGCACTTCTCAATTATCTGAAGAGCCACACCAAGATTCTCGGTATTGTAGCTTTGGGAATTTGTGTACTGGAGGTAATGTACTCTACCCCTGAATTGGAAATGtttacagtggaaatgatgactGCACATATGAgcaaaaagggttaaattatgaggaaaggttacatAGACAGCTTAATTATACAAAAATAAGGGGTGAGgtctttaagatgattaaaggagttgatagaggAGATGGAGAAAAATTATTTCTGCCGGttgtggagtccagaacaaggaagcATATTCTTAAAATTAGTGCTAGGACACACAAGAGTGATGTCAAGAAGAATTTCTTCATGCAAAGCGTAGTGAAAATCTTACATTCTCGCCCCCAAAAGCTGTTGAAGCTTGGCAGGgcagggtgagggggtggggagtcagTCGAGAATTTTGAAACTGAGATtaacagatttttgttaggcaaggataagATTATAGACCCAAGGTGATGGAGTTAaactacagatcagccataatctgtttGGCAGAACAGGCCtgacgggctgaatgacctactcttgtTGCTATTATGCAGTGTTTCTCTAATTTGATTTAATATCCAGGACATAatgactgaattttatcagcgtgctgCGCTGTGAAGTCGTCAGCCTTCCCACGCGGAATTGCCGCCACACAGTCCCCGCGATATTAcaagtgggggctcatttaaatggagggggcggagcggctgtcCCCAGTGACATAGAGAGGGCAGCCgccgcgtccctggcaacggcg
This genomic window from Heterodontus francisci isolate sHetFra1 chromosome 43, sHetFra1.hap1, whole genome shotgun sequence contains:
- the LOC137355592 gene encoding tetraspanin-1-like; translation: MGCFKFLKTMMFCFNGIIFLGGGAILGVGIWVKVDGGSFLDILAQLAPQLKQMVNVGYLCIAIGCFLVLIGFLGCYGAVKENKCMLMMFFIIILLIFIAQVAGAVVILAFSGLANIFMSYIQNVALISIKEEYGKPSDITAIWEAVMKEFTCCGFNGYNDFTYSPFNNNTSRYPKACCSVDGPCLLSDVDKSVPGCYSALLNYLKSHTKILGIVALGICVLELGAMIASMTMYCQIRKQEKTV